Proteins from one Pseudomonas sp. KBS0710 genomic window:
- a CDS encoding DUF1456 family protein has translation MIHNDVLRSVRYMLDISDNKMVEIIKLGGMDVTKEDLLTYLKKDEEEGFVFCPDDVMAHFLDGLVIFKRGKDESRPPQPIETPVTNNIILKKLRVAFELKEDDMHAILKAAEFPVSKPELSALFRKFGHTNYRTCGDQLLRNFLKGLTLRVRA, from the coding sequence ATGATTCACAACGACGTATTGCGCAGCGTGCGCTACATGCTCGACATCAGCGACAACAAGATGGTCGAGATCATCAAGCTCGGCGGCATGGACGTCACCAAGGAAGACCTGCTGACTTACCTCAAGAAAGACGAGGAAGAAGGTTTTGTGTTCTGCCCGGACGACGTCATGGCGCACTTCCTTGATGGCCTGGTGATCTTCAAGCGTGGCAAGGACGAAAGCCGTCCGCCGCAGCCGATCGAAACCCCGGTGACCAACAACATCATCCTCAAGAAGCTGCGCGTGGCCTTCGAACTCAAGGAAGACGACATGCACGCTATCCTCAAGGCTGCTGAGTTCCCGGTGTCCAAGCCTGAGCTGAGCGCGTTGTTTCGCAAGTTCGGTCACACCAACTACCGCACCTGTGGCGACCAGTTGCTGCGCAACTTCCTCAAGGGCCTGACCCTGCGAGTTCGTGCATAA
- a CDS encoding GNAT family N-acetyltransferase has protein sequence MRQHSVIHTPKTSDYAQLAQIWEDSVRATHDFLPDSYIVLLKELVLTRYLDAVMLICTKDARQRITGFAGVAAGKVEMLFIDPQYRGQGLGRQLLRYAIEHLNADALDVNEQNPQALGFYFKQGFEVVGRAEHDGLGQPYPLLHMRLRQQQLRSG, from the coding sequence ATGCGTCAGCATTCGGTTATCCACACACCTAAAACCAGCGACTACGCGCAATTGGCGCAAATCTGGGAAGACTCCGTGCGAGCGACCCATGATTTTTTGCCGGACAGCTACATCGTACTGCTCAAAGAGCTGGTGCTGACGCGCTACCTGGACGCGGTGATGCTGATCTGCACCAAGGACGCGCGCCAGCGCATCACCGGGTTTGCCGGGGTGGCCGCCGGCAAGGTCGAGATGCTGTTTATCGACCCGCAGTACCGTGGCCAGGGCTTGGGTCGGCAATTGCTGCGATACGCGATCGAGCACCTGAATGCCGATGCGCTGGACGTTAACGAGCAGAACCCGCAGGCCCTGGGGTTCTACTTCAAGCAGGGTTTCGAGGTGGTCGGACGTGCGGAGCATGATGGCCTTGGCCAGCCGTACCCGCTGCTGCATATGCGCTTGCGCCAACAGCAGCTGCGCAGTGGCTGA
- the rimO gene encoding 30S ribosomal protein S12 methylthiotransferase RimO, producing the protein MSNNPRVGFISLGCPKALVDSERILTQLRMEGYDVVSTYQDADVVVVNTCGFIDSAKAESLEVIGEAIKENGKVIVTGCMGVEEGNIRNVHPSVLAVTGPQQYEQVVNAVHQVVPPRQDHNPLIDLVPPQGIKLTPRHYAYLKISEGCNHSCSFCIIPSMRGKLVSRPVGDVLDEAQRLVKSGVKELLVISQDTSAYGVDVKYRTGFWNGAPVKTRMTELCEALSSLGVWVRLHYVYPYPHVDELIPLMAAGKILPYLDIPFQHASPKVLKAMKRPAFEDKTLARIKNWREICPELIIRSTFIVGFPGETEEDFQYLLDWLTEAQLDRVGCFQYSPVEGAPANLLDAAIVPDDVKQERWERFMAHQQAISSARLQLRIGKEIEVLIDEVDEQGAVGRCFFDAPEIDGNVFIDDASGLKPGDKVWCTVTDADEYDLWAEKRD; encoded by the coding sequence ATGAGTAATAATCCACGTGTAGGGTTTATATCGCTAGGGTGCCCGAAGGCTCTGGTCGACTCCGAGCGCATCCTTACGCAACTGCGTATGGAAGGCTACGACGTTGTGTCCACCTACCAGGACGCCGACGTGGTGGTGGTCAACACCTGCGGCTTCATCGACTCGGCCAAGGCTGAGTCCCTGGAAGTGATCGGCGAAGCCATCAAGGAAAACGGCAAGGTCATCGTCACCGGCTGCATGGGTGTGGAAGAAGGCAATATCCGCAACGTGCACCCAAGCGTGCTGGCCGTGACCGGCCCGCAGCAGTACGAGCAGGTGGTCAATGCCGTGCACCAAGTGGTGCCGCCGCGCCAGGACCACAACCCGCTGATCGACCTGGTGCCGCCGCAAGGCATCAAGCTGACGCCGCGCCACTATGCCTACCTGAAGATTTCCGAAGGCTGCAACCACAGCTGCAGCTTCTGCATCATCCCGTCGATGCGCGGCAAGCTGGTCAGCCGCCCGGTGGGCGATGTACTCGACGAGGCCCAGCGCCTGGTCAAATCCGGCGTCAAAGAGCTGCTGGTGATCTCCCAGGACACCAGCGCCTATGGCGTCGACGTGAAATACCGCACCGGTTTCTGGAACGGCGCGCCGGTCAAAACCCGCATGACCGAACTGTGCGAAGCCTTGAGCAGCCTGGGCGTGTGGGTGCGCCTGCACTACGTTTACCCGTACCCGCACGTCGACGAGCTGATCCCGTTGATGGCCGCCGGCAAGATCCTGCCGTACCTGGACATCCCGTTCCAGCACGCCAGCCCGAAAGTCCTCAAGGCCATGAAACGCCCGGCCTTTGAAGACAAGACCCTGGCGCGCATCAAGAACTGGCGCGAGATCTGCCCGGAGCTGATCATCCGTTCGACCTTTATCGTCGGCTTCCCAGGCGAAACCGAAGAAGACTTCCAGTACCTGTTGGATTGGCTGACCGAAGCGCAGCTGGATCGCGTTGGTTGCTTCCAGTACTCGCCGGTGGAAGGCGCCCCGGCCAACCTGCTGGACGCGGCCATCGTGCCGGACGACGTAAAGCAGGAGCGTTGGGAGCGTTTCATGGCGCATCAGCAGGCCATCAGCTCGGCACGTCTGCAACTGCGCATCGGCAAGGAAATCGAAGTGCTGATCGACGAAGTCGACGAGCAAGGCGCAGTGGGCCGTTGCTTCTTCGATGCGCCGGAAATCGACGGTAACGTGTTTATCGACGATGCCAGCGGCTTGAAGCCGGGTGACAAGGTCTGGTGCACCGTGACGGATGCCGACGAGTACGACCTGTGGGCTGAAAAGCGCGACTGA
- a CDS encoding rRNA pseudouridine synthase, whose product MTDPIRLSKRLIELVGCSRREAELFIEGGWVSVDGEVIDEPQFKVTTQKVELDPEAKATVPEPVTILLHAPVGVDVETAMASISAETLSEEHRFSKRPLKGHFLRLTASADLQAKASGLLVFTQDWKILRKLTADAAKIEQEYVVEVEGDMVAHGLNRLNHGLTYKGKELPAVKASWQNENRLRFALKNPQPGVIALFCEAVGLKVIAIRRIRIGGVSIGKVPVGQWRYLSGKEKF is encoded by the coding sequence ATGACTGACCCCATACGCCTTTCCAAACGCCTTATCGAACTGGTCGGTTGCTCCCGTCGGGAGGCTGAGCTGTTTATCGAAGGCGGCTGGGTCTCGGTGGACGGTGAAGTGATCGACGAACCGCAATTCAAGGTCACCACCCAGAAGGTCGAGCTGGACCCAGAGGCTAAAGCCACGGTGCCGGAACCGGTGACCATCCTGCTGCACGCCCCGGTGGGTGTGGATGTGGAAACGGCGATGGCCTCGATCAGCGCCGAGACGCTGTCCGAAGAGCACCGTTTCAGCAAACGCCCGCTCAAAGGCCACTTCCTGCGCCTGACCGCCAGCGCCGACCTGCAGGCCAAGGCCAGCGGCCTGTTGGTGTTCACCCAGGACTGGAAGATTCTGCGCAAGTTGACCGCCGATGCCGCCAAGATCGAGCAGGAATACGTGGTCGAGGTTGAAGGCGACATGGTTGCACATGGCCTCAACCGCCTGAACCACGGCCTGACCTACAAAGGCAAAGAGCTGCCGGCTGTCAAAGCCAGCTGGCAGAACGAAAACCGCCTGCGGTTTGCACTCAAAAACCCGCAACCGGGCGTAATCGCCCTGTTTTGCGAAGCGGTCGGTCTGAAAGTCATCGCCATCCGTCGCATCCGCATCGGCGGCGTGTCCATCGGCAAGGTGCCGGTCGGCCAATGGCGTTACCTGTCCGGCAAAGAGAAGTTCTAA